The following nucleotide sequence is from Alkalihalobacillus sp. LMS39.
GGTCAGGGGTTAAATTTGTAAATACACCAATATCAAAATTACTTCCTCTAACTCTTCCTAAATCAAGGGCATGGGAGGATACTTCCATTATGGCAACTTCTACTTCATTCGATACCATCTGAGCAAAGGTTCTTTGTAACTCTAATGATTCAGGCGTTGTATTTTGGGTCTCATATGTTACTTCTCCAATTTTCTTATACATTGTACCGATTAACCCTGTTTTTCTTTTCGCATTTTGAACCATTTTTTCAATAATATGTGTAGTTGTCGTTTTTCCGTTTGTCCCGGTGACTCCAATTAACGTTAATTGATTTGTTGGGTAGTGAAAAAAATGATTGGCGATAACAGCAAGGGCCAATGATGTATCTTTTACAACAATGACCGGAACAGAAACATGAATCGCCCGTTCGGATAAAATCGCTACTGCTCCTTTATTAATGGCTTCATCTATATAATCATGACCATCCACATGAAATCCTTTTAAACAAACAAATAAACTGCCTTGCTTTACTGATCTAGAATCCATTTCAATCGAAGTTATATTTGGGTTCTCATCACCTATTTTTTCAACATGTAACAATGGCTCAATTACTTGATTCAAGTTCATCTGAAATCCCTCACTTCTTATGATAATCACCATATTATAGTATCAATGAAGCTTGCCACACTAGATTAAGAGTGCTTTGAAGCATGACTGATAGTTCTACATATGTATGTCTAAACTAGTCACATAAGAAGTTTTCAGCAAAAAATACATAAAATAATACCTCCTCCCCATAGAAAAGGAGGAGGTATTTCACTTTTTTATAGGTCTATTTTAGTCGTTTGTTTCTTTTTTGTCACCCATATAAAGTCTTATTGTTGAACCCGTATTTACTTTCATTCCTGGTTCTGGAGACTGAGCCAACACTTCCGGTCCTTCTCCCGACGTATCAAGTCTTAATTCATAATAAGCTTGATTGATTTCGTTAACCGTTAAGCCAACTAAATCAGGAACTTCGATTAAAGGCTCATCATTCCATGCTAATTCTTTTTCAATTTGGTCTTTGCGTTTTTCCACCCCAATCGCTCGTAAACTATCTTCCATCATCTTACCAACTATAGGAGCTGCAACAATCCCACCGAATTGTAACGTATCTTTCGGATTATCAATCGCAACGTAAATAACAAGTTGTGGGTCGTCAGCTGGTGCAAATCCGATAAATGACACAATATGATTATTTTCTAAATACCGACCATCTTTTGCTTTCTGTGCTGTCCCTGTTTTCCCTCCAACTCGGTATCCATCAACATATGCACCTTTTCCTGTTCCTAGTGCTACAACACTTTCTAATGCATGACGAATTTGATTCGACGTATCTTCTGATATTACTCTTCGTTTGACTATAGGTGTTTGACTGCTATACACTTCTCCTGTATCTTTATCAACCCACTCTTTTGCTAAAAATGGTTGATATAAATATCCACCATTAATCGCTGCTGAAACTGCTGTGACTTGCTGAAGCGGTGTAACAGCTACACCTTGACCAAAAGCAGTTGTAGCTAGCTCTAGCGGACCAACATTATCACGGTTAAATAGAATCCCTGTCCCTTCCCCTTGAAGGTCGATCCCCGTTTTTTTACCGAAACCAAACGACTCAATATAATCAAATAAGCGATCTGTTCCAAGCCTCTCTCCTAATTCAACAAAACCAGGGTTACATGAATTTTGAACAACTTCTAAAAATGTTTGATGACCATGGCCACCTTTTTTCCAACACCTTAATTTACGTCCGGCTACCTCGATATGTCCTGGGTCATTAAATGTATCTTTTTCTAAGTTCACTTCATTTTCTTCTAATGCTGCAGCTAACGTTATAATTTTAAATGTCGAACCTGGCTCATATTGCATCCATACAGGTTTATTTTGATTGTAAATTTCAGGAGGCACCTCTCTAAAATTTTCAGGGTCATAATCTGGTCGACTCGACATCGCTAATATTTCTCCTGTGTTCGGATCCATTGCGATGGCGATGGCACCATCTGGATTATATGTTGCCTCTGCAATATCCAATTCTCTTTCGATGATCGTTTGAATTCGACTGTCAATCGTTAGTCTTAAATCCAAACCATCAATAGGAGGTGTATATTCATCTGCTAAATCCGGAAGTCGTTTTCCTTTAGCATCTGAAAAAAATGAAACTCTCCCTTTTTCACCACTTAAGTTTTCATCATAGTACAACTCAAGTCCAGTAAGTCCTTGATTATCAATTCCAGCAAACCCTAATACGTGTGAAAGATAAGATCCGAATGGATAATGGCGTTTACTATCTTCTGCAATATACACCCCATTCAACCCTAGCTTCCGTACTTCATTTGCTTTTTCTTTTGATATTTTGCGACCTTCAGGATTTATCCTCACGATCGACTCCTGTTTTGTCACAAGTTCATAAGCTTTTTTGTGGTCCATATTTAGTGCAGCTGCTAATTGTTCCGCCGTGTCACTTGGATTTTTTACTTGTCTTGGAACAACAAGTATGGAAGGCGCGCTAACATTTGTCGCTAACACTACATCATTTCTGTCTAGAATTTCTCCCCTCATCGCTTCAAACGGGATATCTCGACTCCAAGAGTCCTCCGCTCTATCTGTGAGCCAATCACCTAAAGCAAATTGAACATATCCTAGTCGTACCGCAATTATAAAAAAGATAAGCAAACCAAATCCTAACACTAACACTAACCGTTTTCGTACAGTGACATTTGACACTCGCACCGACTTCACCCCAAATTTCAGTTGTAAGTCCGTATTCAACGAATACAAAGCTTGTTCTACTATATGCTTGTACGAATGACATTAGAACAGCCTGTACGAGTGAAATATTATTCAGTTTCTTCTTCTCCAAGCTCATTTTCTTGTTCGTCTATCATTTCATTAGACGATCCCAACTCATTTTTCTCTTTTGGGCTTACTAATTCAACATGCAAATAATCCCCTTCACGAACAGTACTACCTTGTTTCACACTTTGAACAACTGCAAATCCAGCTCCATCCATTGATGTTTGTAATTGTAGAGCTTTTGATAGTTTCATCACATCTCGGAAAGACCATCCAATGATGTCTGGCATCGCAAAATGTTCTCCATCTGTTCGTAATATGACTCGCTCTCCTGCAAAGAGGTGACGATTTTCAAATGGCTGTTGAGCGACTATCGTCTTTCCAGAACCGACAACTATCACATCAAGACCTTGATCTTTCAATTGTTTTTCGACTTCTTTAACCGTCTTCCCTTCATAATTTTGAAGTTGAAAACCTGATTGTTCAGCTTGTTCCGTTATTTCTTCCATAGAAGGTGTAATATTTAAATATTGTAAGCTATGTTTCATAACAGAGTTAAAAATCATAGAAACAGGTGCAGAGCCACGCTCAACGGAGGATTTCAATTTTGGTCGATCTACCGCCACATATACAATTACGCTCGGGTCATCTTTCGGGGCCATCCCTAAAAAGGAAAAAACATTGACCCCATCCCCTTTTAAATACCCTCCATTTACCGGGTCAGGAATTTGCGCTGTACCTGTTTTCCCAACCACATCAAAACCTTCAATATAATATGGTCGACCAGTCCCTGCCGACTCCGTAACGACAGTTTCCATTAAGTCACGAACTTGTTTTGCCGTTTCTTTACTAATCGGCTCTCCAACGACTTCCGGCTCATTTTCCCTAACCACTTTACCTGTTTCAGGATTCACAATTTTATCAACAATATAAGGTTTCATCATTTTGCCGTCATTGGCAATTGCTGTTGCTGCTTGAATTTGTTGAATCGGCGTGACAGCAGAACCTTGTCCAAACGACGTCGTAGCCGTATTGATTTTAGTTGGTTGCGCAATTAAACTATCTACTTCATTTGGTAAATCTATACCTGTTGGTTCAGTAAATCCAAATCTTTCAATATACTCAAATAACTTATCTGTCCCTAAATGGTCGACACCTATTCGGATAAACGCGGCATTTGATGATCGCTGAAATCCTTCATCATATGTAATCGTTCCCCAGCCTCGACCTTCATTATGGTCCGAAATTCTTGCGCTACCTACTTGAGTAGTTCCAGATTGAAAATATGCATTTCCATCATACACACCTTCTTCAATCGCAGCTGCTAGGGTAAATACTTTCATTGTCGAACCTGGCTCAAATCTGTCTGAAACAGCATAATTTAAATAATTTGTTATTTGTTCATATTGATTCGGATTAAAACTAGGACGATTACTCATCGCTAAAATCTCTCCTGTTTTCGGATCGGCTACGATCGCAATCATTCTCTCAGGAGAATATTCACTCTCTACTTGTGTCATCACTTGTTCCAACGCCGTTTGAATATTTGAATCTAATGTTAAATAAATATCATCTCCATGTTTTGGAGGAGTAATATTTTCTTTTGGGTCAGGAAGTTTTATCCCGCGTACATCGGTTTTATATTCAATAAACCCATCTTCTGGTCGTAAATATTCATCTAGACTTAATTCGAGTCCTAACCTAGAATTTTCCATATCTCTTTCTGTATACCCAATGACATGAGAGGCATATGTTTGTTTCGGGTAATACCGGCGTGGTTCTTCAGTAAAATGAATGCCTGGTAGTCCAAGTTCTTTAATTTGAGTCATTTTATCATGACTTAAATTTCTACCACTCGGACCAAATTCCACTTGAAATTTATCACCTGTTAGTAACTCATATATTGTTTCTTCTGATAAATCGAGATGTCCCGCTAGTTTTTTCGCAGTTTTTTTAGGGTTTTCTACATAACTTGTTTGATCCTTGTTTAATACTGCAAAGACGGAATACGAACTAATTTCTTGAGCAAGGGCACTTCCATTTCGGTCATAAATAGTCCCTCTTTCTCCATGAATCTTTGATTTTTTCGTCCATCTTTCCTCCGCCATGGCTTTTAGATCAACACCATTGACTTCGCTGTTAGCTTGAATATACACCATTCTCCCTAAGAGAAGTGTAAATACAAAGACAAACAAAAACATAATGACGACAGCTCTCACATTCGTTATTGCGCGTTTGACTTCCATCATTCTCACATCCATTTGATATTGTTCATAAGTTGTTTTCACTTTATTGAAATGTAAGGATTCTTTGAATAAAACATTCTTTCACAAAAGTGATGATTGTTTCATTTTTTATTACAGCTATTTTCTTAGATTTTGTTGTTTAAAACGGTTCAAGAAAAAAATGACGTGTTCGGTCATTGCACTTCGATAAACAAAATTCCAGAGCAACAAATGATACGTAATCAATCTTATAACAAGAGACAAAGGTAGAAAAACTAGTTCGGGTTTCGAACTAGTTTTGAATAACTTTCACTTTATTATCATCTAGTGACATCCCTTCACTTTTTGCAATGTCTAGAATTCTCTCAGGGTCACTTAACTCAATAACTTGTAGTTGTAAACCTTCATTGTGCTGAGTTTGCTGCTGAACGGAATATTCAAGATTAAGAATATCTCTTTTTACTGAATAAATGGCTGCATAATTTGCAACGATAACTGACACTAATACAAGAACTGCAATGACCATTAAAAAGATAAGGCCTTTTTCCCCTTTTGTAATGCCATTTTGTTTCGTCTTCACAACTTCTCGTTGTTTACGATATTGGCTTTCTTTTGGTAATTGGTACTGTCGGGCTAAATTACTCATAACTTTCTCCTCTCCTTACACGTTACAATTTTTCTACAATGCGAAGTTTTGCCGACCGAGACCGATTGTTCTGCTTAAGCTCTTCTTCTGAAGGAACGATTGGCTTTTTCGTGATTAATTTTAAATTTGGTTTATACTCATCTGGAATAACAGGCAAACCCGGAGGTAAATCGGGCCCTTTACTTTCTTTTTTCATCATTTCTTTACAAATTCTGTCTTCTAATGAATGGAAAGTGATGACACATACTCGACCACCTTGCCTTAAAAGACGAAATGAATCTTCTAATGCATCCTCAAATACTTTTAGTTCATCATTTACGGCAATCCGAATCGCTTGGAATACCCGCTTGGCTGGATGCCCACCTTTTCTCCTTGCTGGGGCCGGAATTGCATCTTTTATGAGATTAACTAGTTCATCTGTTGTTTCAATTGGTTTACTTTCTCTTGCTTGTTCAATTTTTCTAGCAATTTGCTTTGAAAATTTTTCTTCACCGTATTTAAAAAATATGGAAACTAATTGATGATACTCCCACTCGTTCACGACTTCATAGGCTGAAAGAGAAGCTGTTTGGTCCATCCTCATATCTAAACGGGCATCTTGGTGATAACTAAACCCACGGCTACCTTCATCTAATTGTGGGGATGACACCCCTAAATCAAAGAGAATTCCATCTACTTCAGTAATTCCAAGATTATGTAATTCTTGTTTCACATAACGAAAATTACTTCGGATTAACGTGAATTTCCCTTCATGTTGCTTTAACCTTTCTTTCGCATGAGCTAAGGCATTATCATCTTGATCAAAACCAAAAAGATGACCATCTTCCCCGAGCTTTGACAAGATCAACTCACTATGACCTGCTCCTCCTAATGTACAATCCACATATAATCCATTTGGTTTCACATTTAGGCCGTCTATTGATTCTTTTTTTAACACCGTTACATGTTCAAACAATCAATACACCTACCTTCATTTCTGTTTTATAAATCAAAATCAACGATGTTTTCTGCTATTTCACTAAATGAATCTTCAGATTCTGCAAAATATTCTTCCCAAATCCCTTTACTCCAAATTTCCACTCGATTGGATACCCCGATAATGACACATTCTTTTGCAATTTCTGCAAAATCACGTAAAGGAGATACGATATTTACTCTCCCCTGTTTGTCTAATTCACATTCAGTGGCACCTGAAAAGAAAAATCGAGTAAAGGCTCTAGCATCTTTTTTTGTAAAAGGAAGGGTTTTTAACTTGGCTTCAAGCTGTTTCCACTCTTCTTGGGGGTAGACAAATAAACAACGGTCTAATCCTCGCGTAATGACGAAAGAATCGCCTAGACCGTCTCGGAACTTTGCCGGTATGATGAGTCGCCCTTTTTCATCGACATTATGTCGGTACTCCCCCATAAACATCTCGGAAACAACCTCCCCCACTTCCTACCTCTAATCTACCACATCCCTCCACTTTGTACCACTAGATTTTAAATTACGAGAAAAAACAAAAAAATCCTGCTTTTTTCAAGCAAGATTTTTAAAACCCTTATTCTTCAACTGTTTTATTTAAGCCTTTTTACGGATAGACAAGTTTATGAAACCCATCGTTATCAAAATTCAGTTCTTTAGTCCTAGTTAAAAACTCTTCTCCATATTCATTTAAATAATAGAAAAGGTGATAAACTCGTTCTTGAGGTATACCTAAAGGGAATAATTTCTTTTCAATTTCATCAAACTTCCGTAACTCTGAATTGTACTGGACTTTTATGCGATGCTCTATTTTGTTCGTCACTTTTTCAATTTCATGAAAAAGGATCCCGAGATTCTTTTGTGCTAACGTAGCTGAAGTATCATCAATCTCTTTAGCAATGGCTCTTAAAGGCTCATGTGCTACTTTAACATCTTGCATCACACGTTCTTTAATTTGAACAACATCCCATTCATTATGTTGTTGTAACCACTTCGTTTTCTTTTCAGATACTTTCTTTTCAAACACATCCGCTATAGTCACTTTTTTTTCCTGCATCCATCGGTCGACTTTTTCTTCTACAATCGTAATAGACTTTCTTGGAACGATAGGCGGAACTTTATAGGAAAACAAATGAAAAACTGACTTCAACGTTGCCCAATAAGCAATTTCTCCAGGGCCTGCAACAAATGCTAATACAGGTAACAAATATTCTTGCATGATCGGCCGTGTGACCACATTATTACTTAATAACTCCGGGCTCTCATTGGCGATTGCAAGAAATTGTTGTTTCGAAAAAATGGAAGAATTCGTCCGAAACACCCCTGCTTCTTTTCTAACTTTCTCTCGTTTTCCATTTTCTAAATAAAACAAATTTGCATTCGTTTGATCAATCGTAACAGGCAAAGGATAGCCTTGTTTTTCTAACTTCGTTGATTGCTCAATAAAAAGCCGCTGAAGCTCTTCATTATTTTCAATTAATTCAGTAAATAACGAGGATTCCAATTTTCTTATTTCTTTTGCGCCCGAATCTAATAATACTAACCCTTCTTCACGAAAAACCCAACTTATTAATTCGCTAAAGAAATCGGTATATGTGGTTGCCTTTTGCAAACAGGATTCGATAACAGTAAAAATTGATCTTGTATGCTCTGTTTCATTCATATGCAAAAACACATCTCGAACCCATGTATGGGCATTTTCAGTTTCTAAATGTAAATCGGATAGTGAAGTTTTTTTATCATGTTGGTGGGCAAGTGAAAATTTCATCAACGATTTTTTCTCTTCAACATATACATGGTTAATTTCATTAAAATCATGATCCTCCCCAGCGACCCAAAATAACGGGATGACCGGGACGCCTAATTCTTCTTCTTGTTGTTTCGCTAATTGAACAACAGTTAGTGCTTTATAATAAGTAAACAGTGGGCCCATCAACACACCTGGTTGCTGTCCTCCCACAACAAGAACAGAACGTTCATCTTTTAGTCTTTCGATTTGTTCTAAAGCTTTTTGATGATAAGTTAATTTTTTATGGTAATCCACCAATATATTTGCTAATCGATTCCGTTCAAATTTTCGGTTACTAAGTTCTTTATAACGAGTTGAATATACATTATTTTCTTTATAATAGTAATCAAAAAAAGATAATAACATCGTATTTGCTTTGGAATAATCATTAGCGATTTTCGCAAATGGTGAAAGAGGGCTTGCTTTCACATTCATATGTAACGTCCTTTCAGTATAAAGGTTAGCGTTATGTATTATATCAGAGATTGATTAAGCAAACCAACCATCTTGCTTATCTGACTATCGAAAAAAATAAACCGACGATACTTAATATAAAATATAAAAATAAAAACAGTAAAAAGTTAAAGCGCCAAATCCCTTTCATCAACTTTCCTACGTTAATATCACTTGTCGTTTTCCAATGGAGAATTGTAAAACAAATAGCTGTAATTAAAATGACGATTAATATTAACCAAATAAAAGACTGATTCCAAATATATAACATGATGAAATAAACAGCGACAATAAAAAGAAAGGTCGAATAATCAGATGCCCATTTTATTGATTTCCGTTTATCTTTCGTTAGTTTGACCGAAATAATATAAATAAAATACCATCCAAGCAACGGAAGTGTAACAAAAGTAGCGATGACACCTGCTAACGTATTAACCATCAGTAATGCTCCTTTCTTTTTGTTTTACTTTATTATACACATCTCTTGTATACGGCAAATTAATTTTGTGTTTTTGCCCTTCTCGTAGGATATATCCTGAGATTGCCTCAATTTCTGTTTGATTCCCATTTTCTATATCTCGAAGCATCGATGATTTATTTTCCTTTGTATTTTGACATACTTGGATAATATATGGCCATATGTCTTCACCATCCTTTACCTGAAGGGCAATGATCGCTTCTTGACTTAACTTTTTCATAATTGATACGACCATTTCATCACAAAGTAATTCTCCATTCTTCACTTCATATAATGCTGTCAGCGGATTTACCACGGCATTCACTATTAATTTTTTTTTCATCACTTCTAACCATTTATTTTCAACCACAACGGAATATCCGAAACGACTTAGTTTGTCCCAGAAAAATTGCAGTTCTAATTCTTTACCTTGTACATGACCAATTTTCATGCTTCCTACTCCTGTGTGCTCTACTTTTACATCGCTCTGCTTTAGTGCACCATGTTCTACAATTCCTACATACACAGTACTCCTAAGTTGCTGCATGAGCGAGATATGGTTCATTCCATTTTGCAAAAAGACGATGGGCGCATTCGTTTTCAGTTTTGAAATTTTATCAAGAACACGTTTTACTTGATGCTCTTTTACAGCAAGAAATATAATCGTTGCTGTTTGAAGCACAGACAAGTTTTCAAAAGGAATGGCATCGACAGGGTGCAAAGACGTAATAGAGTTACGAAGCAAAGAAACGCCCTCTTTACGTAAAGCTTCTGCTTGTTCTTTTCGGTTCGTAACGACAGTGACATGAGCCCCTGCCTTGCTAGCATAAGAGGCAAGCAGTAACCCAACAGAACCCCCACCTATAATCCACACATTCACAAAACCAACCCTTTCTATAGAACTACACCCTTATGACTAAATTGTAGCATAGATACAAAATCGTAGTATATTTTTGTTTTTAAATTCTAAATTAATATTAAATAATTTTCATGTATTTTATGCGTTTACATAATCTTTATAGTAAAATAAGAATAGAATAATATTAGGAGGAATTAACGTGGAAAAACTTATCGTAAAAAAGCTTTTAATTAATTATAAAACATTAGAAGATTTTGAGAACTTCTTAGAATATGGAGCTGCCGAACTTTCAATGAAAGAAGATCTAGAAGGTAGCATTGTAGAAAATGATAGCGAGTCCCCTTTCTATGGTATTTATTTTGGTGATAAGCTTGTCGCTAGAATGAGTTTGTATCAAATAGAAGCGAAATATGACCGTTACTTTGAACCCGCTCAAAACTATCTTGAGTTGTGGAAATTAGAAGTATTAGAGCCATACCAAGGAAAAGGATATGGTCAAGCACTAGTAGATTTTGCAAAGAGTTTTAATTTACCAATAAAAACAAATGCTAGACGTCGCTCAAATGACTTTTGGTCAAAAATGGGATTTGAACCAGTTACTTATCAACCTGAACGAGATAGAGGAGAAAACCCCTATGTTTGGTATCCAGAAGGCGTAAGCGAACAATCAGCAGAATAATATAACTTATTTATCTTTCACCTAAAAACCCCAAAGCCATAGCTTCGG
It contains:
- a CDS encoding N-acetyltransferase, whose translation is MEKLIVKKLLINYKTLEDFENFLEYGAAELSMKEDLEGSIVENDSESPFYGIYFGDKLVARMSLYQIEAKYDRYFEPAQNYLELWKLEVLEPYQGKGYGQALVDFAKSFNLPIKTNARRRSNDFWSKMGFEPVTYQPERDRGENPYVWYPEGVSEQSAE
- a CDS encoding penicillin-binding protein — protein: MMEVKRAITNVRAVVIMFLFVFVFTLLLGRMVYIQANSEVNGVDLKAMAEERWTKKSKIHGERGTIYDRNGSALAQEISSYSVFAVLNKDQTSYVENPKKTAKKLAGHLDLSEETIYELLTGDKFQVEFGPSGRNLSHDKMTQIKELGLPGIHFTEEPRRYYPKQTYASHVIGYTERDMENSRLGLELSLDEYLRPEDGFIEYKTDVRGIKLPDPKENITPPKHGDDIYLTLDSNIQTALEQVMTQVESEYSPERMIAIVADPKTGEILAMSNRPSFNPNQYEQITNYLNYAVSDRFEPGSTMKVFTLAAAIEEGVYDGNAYFQSGTTQVGSARISDHNEGRGWGTITYDEGFQRSSNAAFIRIGVDHLGTDKLFEYIERFGFTEPTGIDLPNEVDSLIAQPTKINTATTSFGQGSAVTPIQQIQAATAIANDGKMMKPYIVDKIVNPETGKVVRENEPEVVGEPISKETAKQVRDLMETVVTESAGTGRPYYIEGFDVVGKTGTAQIPDPVNGGYLKGDGVNVFSFLGMAPKDDPSVIVYVAVDRPKLKSSVERGSAPVSMIFNSVMKHSLQYLNITPSMEEITEQAEQSGFQLQNYEGKTVKEVEKQLKDQGLDVIVVGSGKTIVAQQPFENRHLFAGERVILRTDGEHFAMPDIIGWSFRDVMKLSKALQLQTSMDGAGFAVVQSVKQGSTVREGDYLHVELVSPKEKNELGSSNEMIDEQENELGEEETE
- a CDS encoding stage V sporulation protein D, which codes for MRVSNVTVRKRLVLVLGFGLLIFFIIAVRLGYVQFALGDWLTDRAEDSWSRDIPFEAMRGEILDRNDVVLATNVSAPSILVVPRQVKNPSDTAEQLAAALNMDHKKAYELVTKQESIVRINPEGRKISKEKANEVRKLGLNGVYIAEDSKRHYPFGSYLSHVLGFAGIDNQGLTGLELYYDENLSGEKGRVSFFSDAKGKRLPDLADEYTPPIDGLDLRLTIDSRIQTIIERELDIAEATYNPDGAIAIAMDPNTGEILAMSSRPDYDPENFREVPPEIYNQNKPVWMQYEPGSTFKIITLAAALEENEVNLEKDTFNDPGHIEVAGRKLRCWKKGGHGHQTFLEVVQNSCNPGFVELGERLGTDRLFDYIESFGFGKKTGIDLQGEGTGILFNRDNVGPLELATTAFGQGVAVTPLQQVTAVSAAINGGYLYQPFLAKEWVDKDTGEVYSSQTPIVKRRVISEDTSNQIRHALESVVALGTGKGAYVDGYRVGGKTGTAQKAKDGRYLENNHIVSFIGFAPADDPQLVIYVAIDNPKDTLQFGGIVAAPIVGKMMEDSLRAIGVEKRKDQIEKELAWNDEPLIEVPDLVGLTVNEINQAYYELRLDTSGEGPEVLAQSPEPGMKVNTGSTIRLYMGDKKETND
- the rsmH gene encoding 16S rRNA (cytosine(1402)-N(4))-methyltransferase RsmH gives rise to the protein MFEHVTVLKKESIDGLNVKPNGLYVDCTLGGAGHSELILSKLGEDGHLFGFDQDDNALAHAKERLKQHEGKFTLIRSNFRYVKQELHNLGITEVDGILFDLGVSSPQLDEGSRGFSYHQDARLDMRMDQTASLSAYEVVNEWEYHQLVSIFFKYGEEKFSKQIARKIEQARESKPIETTDELVNLIKDAIPAPARRKGGHPAKRVFQAIRIAVNDELKVFEDALEDSFRLLRQGGRVCVITFHSLEDRICKEMMKKESKGPDLPPGLPVIPDEYKPNLKLITKKPIVPSEEELKQNNRSRSAKLRIVEKL
- the bshC gene encoding bacillithiol biosynthesis cysteine-adding enzyme BshC: MNVKASPLSPFAKIANDYSKANTMLLSFFDYYYKENNVYSTRYKELSNRKFERNRLANILVDYHKKLTYHQKALEQIERLKDERSVLVVGGQQPGVLMGPLFTYYKALTVVQLAKQQEEELGVPVIPLFWVAGEDHDFNEINHVYVEEKKSLMKFSLAHQHDKKTSLSDLHLETENAHTWVRDVFLHMNETEHTRSIFTVIESCLQKATTYTDFFSELISWVFREEGLVLLDSGAKEIRKLESSLFTELIENNEELQRLFIEQSTKLEKQGYPLPVTIDQTNANLFYLENGKREKVRKEAGVFRTNSSIFSKQQFLAIANESPELLSNNVVTRPIMQEYLLPVLAFVAGPGEIAYWATLKSVFHLFSYKVPPIVPRKSITIVEEKVDRWMQEKKVTIADVFEKKVSEKKTKWLQQHNEWDVVQIKERVMQDVKVAHEPLRAIAKEIDDTSATLAQKNLGILFHEIEKVTNKIEHRIKVQYNSELRKFDEIEKKLFPLGIPQERVYHLFYYLNEYGEEFLTRTKELNFDNDGFHKLVYP
- a CDS encoding 2-dehydropantoate 2-reductase; translation: MNVWIIGGGSVGLLLASYASKAGAHVTVVTNRKEQAEALRKEGVSLLRNSITSLHPVDAIPFENLSVLQTATIIFLAVKEHQVKRVLDKISKLKTNAPIVFLQNGMNHISLMQQLRSTVYVGIVEHGALKQSDVKVEHTGVGSMKIGHVQGKELELQFFWDKLSRFGYSVVVENKWLEVMKKKLIVNAVVNPLTALYEVKNGELLCDEMVVSIMKKLSQEAIIALQVKDGEDIWPYIIQVCQNTKENKSSMLRDIENGNQTEIEAISGYILREGQKHKINLPYTRDVYNKVKQKERSITDG
- the mraZ gene encoding division/cell wall cluster transcriptional repressor MraZ, producing the protein MFMGEYRHNVDEKGRLIIPAKFRDGLGDSFVITRGLDRCLFVYPQEEWKQLEAKLKTLPFTKKDARAFTRFFFSGATECELDKQGRVNIVSPLRDFAEIAKECVIIGVSNRVEIWSKGIWEEYFAESEDSFSEIAENIVDFDL
- a CDS encoding DUF3397 domain-containing protein → MVNTLAGVIATFVTLPLLGWYFIYIISVKLTKDKRKSIKWASDYSTFLFIVAVYFIMLYIWNQSFIWLILIVILITAICFTILHWKTTSDINVGKLMKGIWRFNFLLFLFLYFILSIVGLFFSIVR
- the ftsL gene encoding cell division protein FtsL, producing MSNLARQYQLPKESQYRKQREVVKTKQNGITKGEKGLIFLMVIAVLVLVSVIVANYAAIYSVKRDILNLEYSVQQQTQHNEGLQLQVIELSDPERILDIAKSEGMSLDDNKVKVIQN